One bacterium genomic region harbors:
- a CDS encoding DUF4143 domain-containing protein, whose protein sequence is MVPDTITPTGYLARIVDGEMRSALETMPAVVVEGPRACGKTWTGRRFARSAVYLDERANEALLAGMEPGGILAGETPRLLDEWQLAPGIWNPMRRACDARGLKGQFILTGSANPPDDITRHSGAGRIIRVRMRPMSLFESGESDGRISLGDILEGGPCQATDQGYSLEHVLRLACRGGWPQHIGASVDAARDAARAYLSEITRTDVSRVDGVERNPLKMERLLVSIARNVATDVKHTTLAADTAPGNEQAKLERRTVPRYLDALGRLFVVELVPAWRPHLASRAQARKAPKLHLADPSLTVAVLDTGVPALMRDLRFAGRLFESMVTRDLQVYAGANRATLSHYRDSQGLEVDLVITQRDGRWAAAEVKLGGRDAIDKAAEALIRLRTRVDSASQGAPSRLIVVTATGYAFERPDGVCVTPITSLGP, encoded by the coding sequence GTGGTACCGGACACGATCACGCCTACCGGCTACCTAGCCAGGATCGTGGACGGCGAGATGCGTTCTGCCCTGGAGACGATGCCCGCCGTCGTGGTGGAGGGCCCGAGGGCCTGCGGCAAGACATGGACCGGTCGAAGGTTTGCCCGGAGCGCCGTGTACCTCGACGAACGCGCGAACGAAGCCCTCTTGGCCGGTATGGAGCCCGGTGGCATCCTTGCCGGAGAGACGCCACGCCTGCTCGATGAATGGCAACTGGCGCCGGGCATCTGGAACCCCATGCGCCGGGCCTGCGATGCTCGAGGCCTCAAAGGCCAGTTCATTCTCACCGGCTCCGCCAACCCTCCGGACGACATCACCAGGCATTCGGGCGCCGGCCGGATCATCCGGGTGCGCATGCGTCCCATGAGCCTCTTCGAGTCCGGCGAGTCAGACGGAAGGATATCGCTCGGCGACATTCTGGAGGGCGGGCCCTGCCAGGCCACCGACCAGGGCTACTCCCTCGAACACGTCCTCAGGCTGGCCTGCCGAGGCGGATGGCCCCAGCACATCGGAGCGAGCGTCGACGCCGCGCGTGACGCGGCCCGGGCTTACCTGTCCGAGATCACCCGAACCGACGTGTCGAGGGTGGACGGTGTCGAGCGGAATCCTCTCAAGATGGAGCGCCTGCTGGTCTCGATAGCCAGGAACGTGGCTACAGACGTCAAACACACCACGCTGGCAGCGGACACGGCGCCCGGTAACGAACAGGCGAAGTTGGAGCGGCGCACCGTTCCCCGATACCTCGATGCGCTTGGTCGCCTGTTCGTGGTGGAGCTGGTACCGGCCTGGAGACCGCACCTGGCCTCCCGGGCGCAGGCGCGCAAGGCCCCCAAACTCCACCTTGCCGATCCCTCCCTGACGGTGGCCGTACTCGACACGGGGGTGCCTGCCCTGATGCGGGATCTGCGCTTTGCCGGCCGGCTCTTCGAATCCATGGTCACGCGCGACCTCCAGGTGTACGCGGGCGCCAACCGGGCCACTCTCTCCCACTATCGCGACAGCCAGGGTCTCGAGGTGGACCTGGTGATAACCCAACGGGACGGCCGCTGGGCGGCGGCGGAGGTCAAGCTGGGCGGCCGCGACGCCATCGACAAGGCCGCGGAAGCTCTCATCAGGCTCCGGACCAGAGTCGACAGCGCCTCGCAAGGTGCCCCGTCGCGGCTGATCGTGGTGACCGCCACCGGCTATGCGTTCGAGCGCCCCGACGGGGTGTGCGTGACACCCATCACGTCGCTGGGGCCGTGA